A stretch of Methanosphaerula palustris E1-9c DNA encodes these proteins:
- a CDS encoding winged helix-turn-helix transcriptional regulator: MKCEKAQKCNLENIVDIIGSKWNLFIIWHLRTKKLRFTELQNRMCGINSKTITRHLRDLEGFMIIDRRVYPEVPPRVEYSLTERGTALLPIIEAMLEWGGQYLNAKPGESHDVEPAKETVCEMDP, from the coding sequence ATGAAATGTGAAAAAGCCCAGAAATGCAACCTTGAAAACATTGTGGATATCATCGGGAGCAAGTGGAACCTCTTCATCATCTGGCACCTGCGGACAAAAAAACTGAGGTTCACCGAGCTCCAGAACCGGATGTGCGGGATCAACTCCAAGACCATCACCAGGCACCTCCGCGACCTCGAAGGGTTCATGATCATCGATCGACGGGTCTATCCCGAGGTGCCGCCGCGGGTCGAGTACTCGTTGACTGAACGGGGGACGGCACTCCTGCCGATCATCGAGGCCATGCTGGAATGGGGTGGGCAGTATCTGAACGCCAAACCGGGGGAGAGCCACGACGTGGAGCCGGCGAAGGAGACGGTCTGCGAGATGGACCCATGA
- a CDS encoding nitroreductase family protein, translated as MNTITIDPESCTRCGICSEICPMGIIDPADEKTFPMVQDAKSGLCVQCGHCEIGCPSQALLVNTPPGEKIPLPVGAGTISPEEIEFYLKKRRSVRRFTSDLVPKEKILEILDIARYAASGGNGQPVQWIVVHDPTKVKKIAELTIEWMKILVNSSHPMAGYIPHLIATWENGSDPICQGAPHLLFAHIPDGNPVASVDAIIALTHVDVAAPAFGIGTCWAGFVSMATASYEPLQQELGIPAGRKSAYAMMFGYPLNRVYGIPRRKPLEVSWR; from the coding sequence ATGAACACAATAACCATCGATCCTGAATCCTGCACCAGGTGCGGGATCTGCTCCGAGATCTGCCCGATGGGGATCATCGACCCGGCAGACGAGAAGACCTTTCCCATGGTTCAGGATGCAAAATCCGGCCTGTGTGTTCAGTGCGGCCACTGTGAGATAGGCTGCCCGTCGCAGGCTCTCCTGGTGAATACCCCTCCAGGTGAAAAGATCCCCCTGCCCGTCGGTGCCGGTACCATCTCCCCCGAAGAGATAGAGTTCTACCTCAAAAAGCGCCGGTCCGTACGGCGCTTCACCAGCGATCTCGTTCCAAAAGAGAAGATCCTCGAAATCCTCGATATCGCCCGGTACGCCGCATCAGGAGGCAACGGGCAGCCGGTGCAGTGGATCGTCGTGCACGACCCAACGAAGGTGAAGAAGATCGCCGAGCTGACCATCGAGTGGATGAAGATCCTCGTGAATTCCAGCCATCCGATGGCTGGCTACATTCCCCATCTCATCGCAACGTGGGAGAACGGTTCGGACCCGATCTGCCAGGGGGCCCCGCACCTGCTCTTCGCCCATATTCCGGATGGTAACCCGGTCGCATCCGTCGATGCCATCATCGCCCTCACCCATGTCGATGTCGCTGCGCCGGCATTCGGGATCGGAACCTGCTGGGCCGGCTTTGTTTCGATGGCGACAGCTTCCTACGAACCCCTCCAGCAGGAACTCGGCATCCCCGCTGGACGGAAGAGCGCCTATGCAATGATGTTCGGCTACCCGCTGAACAGGGTCTACGGGATCCCCCGCCGAAAACCCCTTGAGGTTTCATGGCGCTAA
- a CDS encoding ABC transporter permease produces MDWRTFARSILVITEKNMRIYYFKGPVVVFGLLFPFIMFLTFFIGRNLDLVLFFPGFLGMMLFFTASSVGPLITPWEKREKTYERLVSLPVVLESIIIGDLLAGAIFGVVITTIVFTICTGLLHLPLVNAGLLAFSFVLGSITFAALGTLLASPTTNNPSNIMMLSSLVRLPLIFVSGIFVPLGQLSGWEWTLTSLSPLTYLVDLFHAALNGDAVYPPGVDTLVLVFVVLVFIGSAKVIQKRNLVKGI; encoded by the coding sequence ATGGACTGGAGAACCTTCGCCCGAAGCATCCTCGTCATCACCGAGAAGAACATGCGGATCTATTACTTCAAGGGTCCGGTGGTCGTCTTCGGCCTGCTCTTCCCCTTCATTATGTTCCTCACCTTCTTCATCGGCAGGAACCTCGACCTCGTCCTCTTCTTCCCGGGGTTTCTCGGCATGATGCTCTTCTTCACCGCCTCCTCGGTCGGCCCCCTGATCACCCCCTGGGAGAAGCGGGAGAAGACCTACGAACGGCTCGTCTCCCTCCCGGTCGTCCTGGAGAGCATCATCATCGGGGACCTGCTGGCCGGCGCGATCTTCGGGGTGGTCATCACGACGATCGTCTTCACGATCTGTACCGGCCTCCTCCACCTTCCCCTCGTCAATGCCGGGCTGCTCGCCTTCTCGTTCGTGCTCGGGTCGATCACGTTTGCAGCGCTCGGCACCCTCCTCGCCTCGCCGACCACGAACAACCCGTCGAACATCATGATGCTCTCAAGCCTGGTCCGGCTCCCGCTCATCTTCGTCTCGGGTATCTTCGTCCCGCTCGGCCAACTGAGCGGCTGGGAATGGACCCTCACCTCCCTCTCCCCGCTCACGTACCTCGTCGACCTCTTTCATGCAGCCCTGAACGGGGACGCAGTCTATCCGCCGGGGGTCGACACCCTGGTACTCGTGTTCGTGGTCCTGGTCTTCATCGGGTCAGCGAAGGTGATCCAGAAGAGGAACCTGGTGAAGGGGATTTAG
- a CDS encoding DUF1697 domain-containing protein, with protein sequence MTVFIALLRGINVGGHKQVRMGDLVELCRSLGFGAVRTHLQSGNVIFESLDENPAHLSLLIEEIIFEKLGFPVQVILRSSGELLRIVVDNPLVREGMSVDRLHVTFLSDLPPEAVRESMSGEAGPDRYVIVGREVYLFCPDGYGRTTFTTTFFEKTLGIAATTRNWKTVIALADMAGE encoded by the coding sequence ATGACGGTCTTCATCGCCCTCCTCCGGGGGATCAATGTCGGAGGGCATAAGCAGGTCAGGATGGGAGACCTGGTGGAACTCTGCCGGTCCCTCGGCTTCGGTGCCGTGAGGACCCATCTCCAGAGCGGGAATGTGATCTTCGAATCCCTGGATGAGAATCCGGCCCATCTGTCACTTCTGATCGAGGAGATTATCTTTGAGAAATTAGGTTTTCCAGTGCAGGTGATCCTGCGGTCCTCTGGGGAACTCCTGCGCATCGTCGTCGATAACCCGCTTGTCAGGGAGGGGATGAGCGTCGACAGACTCCATGTGACGTTTCTTTCGGACCTTCCTCCAGAAGCGGTGCGGGAGAGCATGAGCGGGGAGGCCGGCCCGGACCGGTACGTGATCGTCGGGCGCGAGGTCTATCTCTTCTGCCCTGACGGGTATGGGAGGACGACGTTCACCACCACCTTCTTCGAGAAGACCCTGGGTATCGCCGCCACCACGAGGAACTGGAAGACGGTGATCGCACTCGCCGATATGGCAGGGGAATAG
- a CDS encoding flavodoxin family protein, producing the protein MKVLAINGSPRKKWNTATLLQNALDGAVSVGAETELVHLYDLDFKGCTSCFACKLKGGKSYGKCAIQDELTSILEQIQNVDALILGSPIYFGTVTGEMRSFMERLFFPYLTYTIPQASLFPRKISTAFIYTMNVSEEGMKEYHYTVHTGLNESVMNRMFGHAESLFSFETLQFEDYSKVVFNYFDPEERKERRRTVFPLDCKRAFDLGVRFGKAGGR; encoded by the coding sequence ATGAAAGTACTTGCCATCAATGGAAGCCCGAGAAAGAAGTGGAATACCGCGACCCTCCTTCAGAACGCCCTCGACGGGGCGGTGTCAGTGGGAGCGGAGACAGAACTGGTCCATCTCTATGACCTGGATTTCAAGGGATGCACCAGTTGTTTCGCCTGCAAACTAAAGGGCGGGAAGAGTTATGGAAAGTGTGCAATTCAGGACGAGTTGACGTCGATCCTTGAACAGATCCAGAACGTGGACGCCCTGATCCTCGGCTCCCCCATCTACTTCGGCACGGTCACCGGGGAGATGCGGAGTTTTATGGAGCGGCTGTTCTTCCCGTACCTCACGTACACCATACCTCAGGCGTCCCTCTTTCCGAGGAAGATCTCGACCGCGTTCATCTACACGATGAATGTCTCCGAAGAGGGGATGAAGGAATATCACTACACCGTGCATACCGGCCTGAACGAGAGCGTCATGAACCGGATGTTCGGTCACGCCGAATCCCTCTTCTCCTTCGAGACGCTCCAGTTCGAGGACTACTCCAAGGTGGTCTTCAACTACTTCGACCCGGAGGAGCGGAAGGAACGGCGGAGGACCGTCTTCCCACTGGACTGCAAACGGGCATTCGACCTCGGAGTACGGTTCGGCAAGGCAGGAGGGAGATGA
- a CDS encoding AI-2E family transporter → MEISGISEDQKLSLLIGAIFIAVIIAFWPLMTVFVWAVALAVALMPLHKRFSRRVKPSLSAMLITFGVILVTGLVVSSATIVIYADIEYIGVMAATLVKGFSRTVFATFLPTFTADQLSNMPHTLIEMVLNTLLSLTANPGLLLLQVIILFLTLSMLIYYGEQIWTSVTRNLSPKLSTVLGRISEITGNTIYSLIVIQISAALLSFLLAIPFFTLLGYGHELLFATMIGFAMLIPLVGAQLCLLFFILYMIALGDIRSAVITMFIGYPLLSGWIDFYYRPVMMRRRVAVHPVFMIIGIFAGVPFMGIVGFILGPVLMSLAVTGYSIYIEQTRVPAEEQESLDKYL, encoded by the coding sequence ATGGAGATTTCAGGGATCAGTGAAGATCAGAAACTGTCGCTCCTCATCGGTGCGATCTTCATCGCTGTTATCATCGCATTCTGGCCCCTTATGACCGTGTTCGTCTGGGCGGTCGCGCTGGCAGTCGCGCTCATGCCGCTCCACAAAAGATTTTCACGCAGAGTAAAGCCATCACTCTCGGCCATGCTGATCACCTTTGGGGTGATCCTCGTGACAGGTCTGGTGGTGTCGTCTGCAACGATCGTGATCTATGCCGATATCGAGTATATCGGCGTTATGGCAGCCACACTGGTCAAGGGCTTCAGCCGGACTGTCTTTGCCACCTTCCTGCCCACGTTCACTGCGGATCAACTCTCCAATATGCCCCACACGCTCATCGAGATGGTGCTCAATACCCTGCTCTCCCTCACAGCGAACCCGGGCCTCCTCCTTCTCCAGGTGATCATCCTCTTCCTCACGCTTTCGATGCTCATCTATTACGGGGAACAGATCTGGACCTCGGTGACACGGAACCTCTCCCCAAAACTGTCGACTGTTCTGGGAAGGATATCAGAGATCACCGGAAACACGATCTATTCCCTCATCGTCATCCAGATATCTGCAGCTCTCCTCTCATTTCTCCTCGCCATCCCGTTCTTCACCCTGCTCGGCTACGGTCACGAACTCCTCTTCGCCACCATGATCGGATTTGCCATGCTGATCCCGCTCGTCGGCGCCCAGCTCTGTCTGCTCTTCTTCATCCTCTATATGATCGCCCTGGGGGACATCAGAAGTGCGGTCATCACCATGTTCATCGGATACCCTCTGTTGAGCGGCTGGATCGATTTCTATTACCGCCCGGTGATGATGAGACGACGGGTGGCGGTCCATCCCGTGTTCATGATCATCGGTATCTTCGCCGGCGTTCCGTTCATGGGCATTGTCGGTTTTATTCTCGGACCGGTGCTCATGTCACTCGCGGTCACGGGGTATTCGATCTATATCGAACAGACAAGAGTGCCGGCAGAAGAACAGGAATCCCTGGATAAATATCTGTGA
- a CDS encoding daunorubicin resistance protein DrrA family ABC transporter ATP-binding protein: protein MDAIEANNLHKSFGTFTAVDDVSIIIPQGEVFGFLGPNGAGKTTTIRMLTGVLTPDSGSVRIFGTDVHKDPLTAKLKMGVIPENGTVYSDLTAEQNILITAKFYGLDRASRKKKAKEILTRLGLIERRDDLVRTFSKGMRQRISIACAIVHSPQVLILDEPTTGLDVYSRRLVIDTVRHMNQEGSTILITTHNIEEANELCSTISIINKGNIVATGSPEKLKKTFDTSRHVEISFDQPVNEAFFSTPGITRAESWGDKWRVYTDDPDRAVKYLASAAERDRLTIVSIATSNPTLEEAFVQLTAGV from the coding sequence ATGGATGCAATCGAAGCGAACAATCTACACAAATCATTCGGGACCTTCACCGCCGTCGACGATGTCAGTATCATCATCCCACAGGGCGAGGTCTTCGGGTTTCTCGGCCCGAACGGTGCGGGAAAGACCACCACGATACGGATGCTGACCGGTGTTTTGACACCGGATTCCGGATCGGTCCGGATATTCGGGACGGATGTTCACAAGGACCCGCTCACGGCGAAATTGAAGATGGGCGTCATCCCTGAGAACGGCACAGTCTACAGCGACCTCACCGCAGAACAGAACATCCTCATCACGGCGAAGTTCTACGGTCTGGACCGGGCGAGCCGTAAGAAGAAGGCAAAGGAGATCCTCACCCGGCTTGGGCTTATCGAACGAAGAGATGATCTCGTCCGGACGTTCTCGAAGGGGATGCGCCAGCGGATCAGCATCGCCTGCGCTATCGTCCACTCGCCGCAGGTCCTGATCCTCGACGAACCGACCACGGGACTGGACGTATACAGCCGCCGGCTTGTGATCGATACAGTCCGGCACATGAACCAGGAAGGGAGCACGATCCTCATCACCACGCACAACATCGAGGAGGCCAATGAACTCTGCTCGACGATCAGCATTATCAATAAGGGGAATATTGTAGCCACCGGCAGCCCGGAGAAGCTCAAGAAGACCTTCGACACCTCACGACATGTCGAGATCTCCTTCGACCAGCCGGTGAACGAGGCGTTCTTTTCGACCCCGGGGATCACCCGGGCAGAGTCCTGGGGTGACAAGTGGCGGGTCTATACAGACGATCCGGACCGGGCCGTGAAATACCTCGCTTCCGCCGCAGAGCGGGACCGCCTGACGATCGTCTCCATCGCGACCTCGAACCCGACGCTCGAAGAGGCGTTCGTGCAGCTCACCGCGGGGGTCTGA
- a CDS encoding nitroreductase family protein yields the protein MMDVFEAIHRRRAVRRYSPDRVGREDIHTILDAANWAPSAMNRQQWEFLVVTGTKIREMGASYRAIIEEYTKNWDPSPLRGSLSREEFIRFAGSYGGAPAVIVVLTDASDNPDLYKANLESASAAMENLLLAATALGLGTCWMTGPLRDEKALREILTIPDDREIVAVTPLGYPEGTPNDQPRLDQGMERKIRWVE from the coding sequence ATGATGGACGTCTTCGAAGCGATACACCGGCGGAGGGCCGTCCGCCGATACTCCCCCGACCGGGTCGGTAGAGAGGATATCCACACCATCCTCGATGCCGCCAACTGGGCTCCCTCGGCCATGAACCGTCAGCAGTGGGAGTTCCTGGTAGTGACCGGAACAAAGATACGCGAGATGGGAGCGTCGTACCGGGCCATTATTGAAGAGTACACAAAGAACTGGGACCCTTCGCCGCTGCGGGGGTCTCTCTCCCGCGAGGAGTTCATCCGTTTCGCCGGATCGTACGGTGGTGCGCCGGCGGTGATCGTCGTCCTCACCGATGCATCTGATAACCCGGATCTCTATAAGGCGAACCTTGAGAGTGCGAGTGCCGCGATGGAGAACCTGCTTCTCGCCGCAACAGCGCTCGGGCTCGGTACCTGCTGGATGACCGGACCCCTCCGGGATGAAAAGGCGCTCCGGGAAATCCTCACAATCCCCGACGACAGGGAGATCGTGGCTGTCACACCGCTGGGGTATCCAGAGGGGACGCCCAACGACCAGCCGCGCCTCGACCAGGGCATGGAACGGAAGATACGGTGGGTGGAGTGA
- a CDS encoding FUSC family protein encodes MNALTSLPEAVRSILVDAVRWSREIPVPVSQSVAVALGMAVPIAVGVAIDQIGLGMLASLGGLAASGAAGTLREQGILLCSALVTGCAAVLVGSTIAGHGWMTGAAIVLITTIAALVGSLGRTFARSTTVFTIFMIIGTSLGISGALPPIDVTLVFAAGAAWTVIVSLLASSLFRALGREGLTAGTTVIDQQPAPITLRRRFRRWFRSLQHLAGWQYTLRISLCILVSEIIAVLWDQPWSYWIPLVVVIILQRNIETTLARASQRALGTCAGVIIGSVLLSKFTPIWFLILMVGILAAVRPILRVRNYTLYTVVMTPLIIILLEFGSTLSSGVLAYRLVDTAIGFIIVVVFGYLLWPVLLVRSPMPVTEPGS; translated from the coding sequence ATGAACGCACTCACATCACTACCCGAGGCCGTCCGATCGATTCTGGTGGATGCGGTCCGCTGGTCCCGGGAGATCCCGGTACCGGTATCCCAGAGTGTGGCGGTTGCGCTCGGCATGGCGGTCCCCATCGCAGTCGGTGTGGCGATCGATCAGATCGGCCTGGGCATGCTCGCATCGCTCGGCGGACTTGCGGCGAGTGGTGCCGCCGGCACCCTCCGTGAGCAGGGGATCCTCCTCTGTTCTGCGTTGGTGACCGGGTGTGCGGCGGTCCTCGTCGGCTCCACGATCGCCGGTCACGGCTGGATGACCGGCGCAGCGATCGTCCTGATCACAACCATCGCAGCCCTGGTCGGCAGTCTCGGCAGAACATTCGCCCGGTCCACCACGGTCTTCACGATCTTCATGATCATCGGCACCTCCCTCGGGATTTCGGGAGCCCTTCCCCCTATCGACGTGACCCTCGTCTTCGCGGCTGGTGCCGCCTGGACCGTGATCGTGTCGTTGTTGGCGTCGTCGCTGTTCCGGGCGCTCGGGAGGGAAGGTCTCACTGCCGGAACCACCGTCATCGATCAGCAACCTGCACCGATCACGCTGCGGCGACGGTTTCGCCGGTGGTTTCGTTCGCTCCAGCATCTGGCCGGATGGCAGTATACCCTGCGGATCAGTCTCTGCATCCTGGTCTCCGAGATCATCGCCGTGCTCTGGGATCAGCCGTGGTCGTACTGGATCCCCCTGGTGGTGGTGATCATTCTTCAGCGGAACATCGAGACCACGCTCGCCAGGGCATCGCAGCGTGCCCTCGGGACCTGCGCCGGGGTCATCATCGGGAGTGTTCTTCTCTCGAAATTCACGCCGATTTGGTTTCTGATTCTGATGGTGGGTATCCTGGCAGCGGTACGCCCGATCCTGAGAGTCCGCAACTATACGCTCTATACCGTCGTGATGACACCGCTGATCATCATCCTGCTCGAGTTCGGATCTACTCTGTCATCCGGGGTGCTGGCCTACCGGCTGGTTGACACCGCGATCGGGTTCATCATTGTGGTCGTCTTTGGCTACCTTCTCTGGCCGGTACTGCTGGTGCGATCACCGATGCCCGTCACCGAACCGGGATCCTGA
- a CDS encoding NADH:flavin oxidoreductase, translating to MKTLFDRTRIGPLTLQNRFIRSATWEGMADGSGHLTDRLVEVYRNLARGGVGLIITSATLMTGDATGLPGMLAISDDSFIPEYQDLTAKIHGEGGQVVMQLSFTGRNGERWSPAVPSQEEIHRIVQTYGECAVRARKAGFDGVQVHAGHGFFLSQFLDKRKNTRADNYAGTPENRARIILEVYDEIRSRVGKDFAILIKINCSDFLEDDGVFAACRYACTHLAKQGIDAIEVTGGTGGAVPGLEETGFEESVFRTYAETIAAETTAPVILVGVNRTPAVMDRLLNTTEIQYFSLSRPLLRQPDLVNLWKSTPESASACTSCNQCRQPGGNICPFA from the coding sequence ATGAAAACCCTGTTCGACAGAACCCGGATCGGGCCCCTCACGCTCCAGAACCGGTTCATCCGTTCGGCCACCTGGGAAGGGATGGCCGACGGTTCCGGACACCTGACCGATCGGCTGGTGGAGGTCTACCGGAACCTCGCCAGGGGCGGGGTGGGGCTGATCATCACGAGCGCCACCCTCATGACCGGGGACGCGACCGGGCTGCCCGGGATGCTTGCAATCTCTGACGATTCGTTCATCCCGGAATACCAGGACCTGACCGCCAAGATCCATGGCGAGGGGGGCCAGGTCGTCATGCAGCTCTCCTTTACCGGCAGGAACGGAGAGAGGTGGTCCCCGGCCGTTCCCTCGCAGGAAGAGATTCATCGGATCGTACAGACCTATGGAGAGTGCGCCGTTCGGGCCCGGAAGGCCGGGTTCGACGGGGTCCAGGTGCACGCCGGCCACGGGTTCTTCCTCAGCCAGTTTCTCGATAAAAGGAAGAACACCCGCGCGGACAACTACGCCGGCACGCCGGAGAACCGTGCCCGGATCATCCTTGAGGTCTACGATGAGATCCGTTCCCGGGTCGGGAAGGACTTTGCGATCCTCATCAAGATCAACTGCTCCGATTTTCTGGAGGATGACGGAGTCTTTGCAGCATGCCGGTACGCCTGCACCCACCTGGCCAAACAGGGGATCGATGCGATCGAGGTCACCGGCGGAACCGGCGGAGCGGTTCCCGGTCTCGAAGAGACCGGGTTTGAAGAGTCGGTCTTTCGGACCTATGCCGAAACGATCGCAGCCGAGACCACCGCCCCGGTCATCCTGGTCGGGGTGAACCGGACGCCGGCGGTGATGGACCGTCTGCTGAATACGACAGAGATTCAGTATTTCTCCCTCTCTCGCCCCCTGCTCAGGCAGCCCGACCTCGTGAACCTCTGGAAGAGCACACCCGAATCAGCATCGGCATGCACGTCCTGCAACCAGTGCCGGCAGCCCGGGGGAAATATCTGTCCCTTCGCCTGA
- a CDS encoding carboxymuconolactone decarboxylase family protein, with protein sequence MTDYALIGREKLREIDGEAGVRVEETMKKICPDLARYIVEYSFGEIYAREILDNRTKEQAVVAALTAMGTAAPQLKVHIHAALHVGCTPEEIREVIIQMNGYAGFPATLNAVGTLMEVLKETRQTLSKESVHAGTEGRYERGKEMLAQIAPAQEQVLRETFDPINPDITKYVIEFAYGDIYARGILPIRNRQAATIAALAAMGTAPSQLKFHISGGLRAGLSEAEIVEIMLLVSIYAGFPAALNGILATHEVAKMLQEDL encoded by the coding sequence ATGACAGATTATGCACTGATCGGACGAGAGAAACTGCGTGAGATCGACGGGGAGGCCGGTGTCAGGGTCGAAGAGACCATGAAGAAGATCTGCCCGGACCTTGCACGCTACATTGTCGAGTACTCGTTCGGGGAGATCTATGCCCGGGAGATCCTCGACAACAGGACGAAAGAACAGGCGGTCGTGGCCGCCCTGACCGCCATGGGGACGGCTGCCCCCCAGTTGAAGGTCCACATCCACGCTGCACTCCATGTCGGCTGCACCCCTGAAGAGATCCGCGAGGTCATCATCCAGATGAACGGATACGCGGGTTTCCCGGCGACGTTGAACGCCGTGGGGACGCTCATGGAGGTTCTCAAAGAGACCAGGCAGACCCTCTCGAAGGAGTCGGTGCATGCCGGCACCGAAGGAAGGTACGAGCGGGGGAAGGAGATGCTCGCACAGATCGCACCCGCCCAGGAGCAGGTGCTTCGGGAGACCTTCGACCCGATAAACCCGGATATCACCAAATATGTCATCGAGTTCGCGTACGGGGACATCTACGCCCGGGGGATCCTCCCGATCCGGAACCGGCAGGCCGCGACGATCGCCGCCCTCGCTGCAATGGGGACGGCCCCCTCCCAGCTCAAATTCCACATCAGCGGCGGACTCCGGGCCGGCCTCTCCGAGGCGGAGATCGTCGAGATCATGCTGCTCGTCTCCATCTACGCGGGTTTCCCGGCAGCCCTGAACGGCATCCTCGCCACTCACGAGGTCGCAAAGATGCTCCAGGAGGATCTATGA